The bacterium genome contains a region encoding:
- a CDS encoding DUF1579 family protein, with product MSDTSAFDNPKDLLAALAGEWRGTTKTFLEPWGRDDESPWSGRISLILDGKFAFHEYDGAIGGKGLSGKALFAYDKARKQWEIAWVDSFHTGGAILFSTGGEWKEGETSSSFSVLGSYPDGQGGPDWGWRTEVRVDSPDRIVIAHFNITPDGEESLGVETVYDRA from the coding sequence TGCTGGCGAATGGCGCGGCACGACGAAGACGTTTCTGGAACCCTGGGGCCGGGACGACGAATCCCCGTGGAGCGGACGGATTTCGCTGATACTCGACGGCAAGTTCGCGTTTCACGAATACGACGGTGCAATCGGCGGAAAAGGACTTAGCGGCAAGGCGTTATTTGCCTACGACAAGGCGCGCAAGCAATGGGAAATCGCGTGGGTGGACTCGTTTCACACCGGGGGCGCGATCCTGTTTTCCACCGGCGGCGAATGGAAGGAAGGCGAAACATCCAGTTCCTTCAGCGTGCTCGGCAGCTATCCGGACGGACAGGGCGGGCCGGACTGGGGCTGGCGCACCGAAGTGCGGGTTGATTCGCCGGACAGGATAGTCATCGCGCACTTCAACATCACGCCGGATGGAGAAGAATCGCTCGGCGTGGAAACGGTGTACGATCGCGCCTGA